A single region of the Brassica rapa cultivar Chiifu-401-42 chromosome A03, CAAS_Brap_v3.01, whole genome shotgun sequence genome encodes:
- the LOC103859529 gene encoding uncharacterized protein LOC103859529 isoform X1, protein MTALVDLIEVAKVRRTVWWALCIFFLTYFLTHTSKSMWMNLPVAVLILYCRSVLLNQNEFRRKVMPAPRQSHLYFPSRKQLSLNDARLSTTPPPSMWKYKINSPVVEAAINDFVDKILDNFVKNLWYSITPDKEFPELIRGLIMNVVGEISVRVKEINIFGLIRDIVDLIGDHLESFRRYQAAIGKDVMKTLSSEDRDKKLRGHLMASEELYPALISKESEYKVLQKIVAGILSVFLRPGESQCPFVQTIARELLTCLVFRRLVNFASPDSISYNEDIELLEESTQGEDEIVSEANGWHSDNELDSKYVPPRVVRRLGEPENPPSEMENDLKELSDSQHADPSTSLVHNPTDMPPEGMPPNVVELILNLVDKVFQLNRGGWLRTQVFSALKKMLLFMEDPVNDWLQRKIRWLRNEDTVAHGIRLAQDQLWPNGVDQTDSSSLEQLLKAGVSKIKEFLFNKAPKALVRVCARDIHHFTQSNVSVKQLIFAILELLLRKVFPELEDLLRDIRENPPHGRSE, encoded by the exons ATACAAGTAAGTCTATGTGGATGAATTTGCCAGTGGCAGTTCTCATTCTTTACTGTCGTTCAGTTCTTTTGAATCAGAATGAGTTCAGAAGGAAAGTTATGCCAGCTCCAAGACAGAGCCACTTGTATTTTCCCAGCAGGAAGCAGTTGTCCTTGAATGATGCTCGTCTTTCCACTACCCCACCTCCTTCAATGTGGAAGTACAAGATTAACTCTCCTGTAGTGGAAGCTGCGATCAATGATTTTGTAGATAAGATCCTTGATAATTTCGTGAAAAATTTGTGGTACTCTATCACTCCAGACAAAGAGTTCCCTGAACTGATCCGTGGACTGATCATGAATGTCGTTGGTGAAATTTCGGTGAGggtaaaagaaataaatatctTCGGCTTAATCAG GGATATAGTTGACCTGATAGGTGATcatttggagagttttagaagatACCAAGCTGCTATTGGTAAAGATGTTATGAAGACATTGTCATCTGAGGACAGAGATAAAAAGTTGAGGGGCCATCTTATGGCTTCTGAGGAGCTTTATCCTGCACTCATATCAAAAGAGAGTGAGTACAAG GTTCTTCAGAAAATAGTTGCTGGCATATTATCTGTGTTTCTCAGACCAGGAGAATCTCAGTGCCCCTTTGTTCAAACGATAGCTAGAGAGCTTTTGACTTGCTTGGTATTTCGACGTCTTGTGAATTTTGCATCCCCCGA CAGCATTTCTTATAATGAAGACATTGAGTTACTTGAAGAGAGCACCCAAGGGGAAGATGAAATTGTTTCAGAAGCTAATGGGTGGCACTCAGATAATGAATTGGACTCCAAGTATGTCCCACCAAGAGTGGTTAGACGTCTTGGAGAGCCTGAGAATCCACCCTCAGAAATGGAAAATGATTTAAAGGAGTTGAGCGATTCACAGCACGCAGATCCATCCACAAGTTTGGTTCACAATCCGACTGACATGCCACCTGAG GGGATGCCGCCCAATGTCGTTGAGCTGATATTGAACCTAGTTGATAAAGTGTTTCAGTTAAATAGAGGAGGTTGGTTAAG GACGCAAGTTTTCTCGGCATTGAAGAAAATGTTACTATTTATGGAAGATCCTGTGAATGACTGGCTTCAGAGGAAGATCCGTTGGCTGCGGAATGAAGACACAGTAGCTCATGGAATACGTTTGGCTCAAGAT CAATTATGGCCAAATGGCGTGGATCAGACTGACTCTAGTTCCCTTGAGCAGCTACTCAAGGCTGGAGTTAGTAAAATAAAGGAATTCCTTTTCA ATAAGGCCCCAAAAGCTTTAGTGAGGGTATGCGCTAGAGACATCCATCATTTCACTCAG TCAAACGTAAGCGTAAAGCAACTAATATTTGCAATACTGGAGCTGCTACTTCGAAAGGTTTTCCCCGAGCTGGAAGATCTTTTGAGAGACATAAGGGAGAATCCTCCGCATGGTCGATCAGAGTAA
- the LOC103859529 gene encoding uncharacterized protein LOC103859529 isoform X2, with amino-acid sequence MTALVDLIEVAKVRRTVWWALCIFFLTYFLTHTSKSMWMNLPVAVLILYCRSVLLNQNEFRRKVMPAPRQSHLYFPSRKQLSLNDARLSTTPPPSMWKYKINSPVVEAAINDFVDKILDNFVKNLWYSITPDKEFPELIRGLIMNVVGEISVRVKEINIFGLIRDIVDLIGDHLESFRRYQAAIGKDVMKTLSSEDRDKKLRGHLMASEELYPALISKESEYKVLQKIVAGILSVFLRPGESQCPFVQTIARELLTCLVFRRLVNFASPDISYNEDIELLEESTQGEDEIVSEANGWHSDNELDSKYVPPRVVRRLGEPENPPSEMENDLKELSDSQHADPSTSLVHNPTDMPPEGMPPNVVELILNLVDKVFQLNRGGWLRTQVFSALKKMLLFMEDPVNDWLQRKIRWLRNEDTVAHGIRLAQDQLWPNGVDQTDSSSLEQLLKAGVSKIKEFLFNKAPKALVRVCARDIHHFTQSNVSVKQLIFAILELLLRKVFPELEDLLRDIRENPPHGRSE; translated from the exons ATACAAGTAAGTCTATGTGGATGAATTTGCCAGTGGCAGTTCTCATTCTTTACTGTCGTTCAGTTCTTTTGAATCAGAATGAGTTCAGAAGGAAAGTTATGCCAGCTCCAAGACAGAGCCACTTGTATTTTCCCAGCAGGAAGCAGTTGTCCTTGAATGATGCTCGTCTTTCCACTACCCCACCTCCTTCAATGTGGAAGTACAAGATTAACTCTCCTGTAGTGGAAGCTGCGATCAATGATTTTGTAGATAAGATCCTTGATAATTTCGTGAAAAATTTGTGGTACTCTATCACTCCAGACAAAGAGTTCCCTGAACTGATCCGTGGACTGATCATGAATGTCGTTGGTGAAATTTCGGTGAGggtaaaagaaataaatatctTCGGCTTAATCAG GGATATAGTTGACCTGATAGGTGATcatttggagagttttagaagatACCAAGCTGCTATTGGTAAAGATGTTATGAAGACATTGTCATCTGAGGACAGAGATAAAAAGTTGAGGGGCCATCTTATGGCTTCTGAGGAGCTTTATCCTGCACTCATATCAAAAGAGAGTGAGTACAAG GTTCTTCAGAAAATAGTTGCTGGCATATTATCTGTGTTTCTCAGACCAGGAGAATCTCAGTGCCCCTTTGTTCAAACGATAGCTAGAGAGCTTTTGACTTGCTTGGTATTTCGACGTCTTGTGAATTTTGCATCCCCCGA CATTTCTTATAATGAAGACATTGAGTTACTTGAAGAGAGCACCCAAGGGGAAGATGAAATTGTTTCAGAAGCTAATGGGTGGCACTCAGATAATGAATTGGACTCCAAGTATGTCCCACCAAGAGTGGTTAGACGTCTTGGAGAGCCTGAGAATCCACCCTCAGAAATGGAAAATGATTTAAAGGAGTTGAGCGATTCACAGCACGCAGATCCATCCACAAGTTTGGTTCACAATCCGACTGACATGCCACCTGAG GGGATGCCGCCCAATGTCGTTGAGCTGATATTGAACCTAGTTGATAAAGTGTTTCAGTTAAATAGAGGAGGTTGGTTAAG GACGCAAGTTTTCTCGGCATTGAAGAAAATGTTACTATTTATGGAAGATCCTGTGAATGACTGGCTTCAGAGGAAGATCCGTTGGCTGCGGAATGAAGACACAGTAGCTCATGGAATACGTTTGGCTCAAGAT CAATTATGGCCAAATGGCGTGGATCAGACTGACTCTAGTTCCCTTGAGCAGCTACTCAAGGCTGGAGTTAGTAAAATAAAGGAATTCCTTTTCA ATAAGGCCCCAAAAGCTTTAGTGAGGGTATGCGCTAGAGACATCCATCATTTCACTCAG TCAAACGTAAGCGTAAAGCAACTAATATTTGCAATACTGGAGCTGCTACTTCGAAAGGTTTTCCCCGAGCTGGAAGATCTTTTGAGAGACATAAGGGAGAATCCTCCGCATGGTCGATCAGAGTAA